CGCCCTGGTCTACAAGAAGTACTTCCACATCGGCTTCGCGGCGGACACGCCCAACGGCCTGGTGGTGCCGGTGCTCAAGGACGCCGACAAGAAGGGCGTGCTGCAGATCAGCCAGGAGATGGGCGAGCTGGCCAAGAAGGCGCGCGACGGCAAGCTGGGGCCCGCCGACATGACCGGCGGCTGCTTCTCGATCAGCTCGCTCGGCGGCATCGGCGGCACCCACTTCACCCCCATCGTCAACGCGCCGGAGGTCGCCATCCTCGGCCTGTCCAAGGGCGCGATGAAGCCGGTGTGGGACGGCAAGGCCTTCCAGCCCCGCCTGATGCTGCCGCTGTCGCTGTCCTACGACCACCGCGTCATCGACGGCGCGGCGGCGGCGCGCTTCAACGCCTACCTGGGCCAGCTGCTGGCGGACTTCCGACGCACCATGCTGTAAAGGCGCGGCCGCGATGACGACCGTCACGGTGGTGAAGAAGGGCGGCGAGGTGGCCATCGCGGCGGACAGCCTCGTCACCTTCGGCGACACCCGGCTGGCCCATGGCTACGAGGCCAACGACAAGCTGTTCCGCATCGCCGATTCGGTGATCGGCATGTCCGGCACGACGGCGCACTTCCCGGTGCTGCGCCGGGCGCTCGGCACGCTGGCCGCGGAGGACCTGAAGCTGGGCAGCCGCGACGAGGTGTTCGAGACCTTCCTGCGCCTGCACCCGAAGCTGAAGGACCAGTTCTTCCTCAACACCAAGGAGGAGGACGCCGACCCCTACGAGTCGAGCCAGTTCACGCTGCTGGTGGCCAACGCCAGCGGCATCTACGGCGTGTACTCGTACCGCGAGGTGTTCGAGTTCGACCGCTTCTGGGCGATCGGCTCCGGCCGCAGCTTCGCGCTGGGCGCGATGTACGCCGCCTATGAGCGGCTGGGCTCGGCGCACGAGCTGGCCCAGCTGGGCGTGACGGCGGGCTGCGAGTTCGACAAGAACTCCGCCGGCCCGGTGAAGGTGGTAACGCTCAGGCTCGGTGCGCCGACGGCGGACTGACGGCGAACCCACAGACAGACACACGCCGCGAAGCGCCTCACCGAGGCGGCGGCCCACGAGGAGAAGCGCATGGCGCAGGTGGAAGTGAAGGTCCCGGACATCGGCGACTTCAAGGACGTGGCGGTGATCGAGCTGCTGGTCGCCGTCGGCGACACGGTGGCGGTGGACCAGAGCCTGGTCACGGTCGAGTCCGACAAGGCGTCGATGGAGATCCCGTCGTCGCATGCCGGCGTGGTCAAGGCGCTGCGCGTGAAGGTGGGCGAC
The sequence above is a segment of the Aquabacterium sp. J223 genome. Coding sequences within it:
- a CDS encoding MFS transporter, translated to MTTVTVVKKGGEVAIAADSLVTFGDTRLAHGYEANDKLFRIADSVIGMSGTTAHFPVLRRALGTLAAEDLKLGSRDEVFETFLRLHPKLKDQFFLNTKEEDADPYESSQFTLLVANASGIYGVYSYREVFEFDRFWAIGSGRSFALGAMYAAYERLGSAHELAQLGVTAGCEFDKNSAGPVKVVTLRLGAPTAD